Within the Miscanthus floridulus cultivar M001 chromosome 17, ASM1932011v1, whole genome shotgun sequence genome, the region CAGCTTCAGTTAACTCTTTCTCAAATTGTATTAGACCATCATCAATAGAAGGCTCATTCAAGTTCAGTGGCGGGGCccctaaatttgatttttttgctCCCTCAACAGGATCAGCAACCTCAGGAATCGATTCATTATTTACACCAGACTGTGACTGGAGTATAAGAAACTGAGAGCCAAGTGAATCATCAGATTTTGACAACCGGTTCAGGGACTGCacttgatccctaggaatccacTCAGATTGAAAGATCCGTCCAGCTTGGGATGGTGAATTTTTCAAACCATGATTATTCATGTCACTTCCAACATCAGAACCGACAGATGGGTGGTGTTCATCATTAAACTCTGAGGCCTGAGCTGCAGGTGCAGCCTTCAATGCCATGTGATTCTCTAGGCTCTTCACAGTTCCACTTTGTGTAACAAAACACGCTGAACCTTCCTGAGCAGACGAAACAGGAAGTGCTTCAGAAAGTGTACAGTTTGAAACAGGAGGATCATGGTGTGGCATGATAGCACTCAAATGCTCAAGGGATTGGAAATAATCCACTTCATATTTTTGCTGCCTAGTATTCTTAGAACCGTGTTTGGCATCGTTTATACCCCCTTTCACCATAAAGCCCTCCTGATTAGGCTGCTGGTCAAGAGTTGCCGCTAATGCAGTCCCAGAATGCGGTGCATACTGAGAAGTACATCCATAGTGTGAAGGCACAGATAGAGGCACCGGAGTTCTGTTTTCAGTGTTGTATAATCTATCAGTGGACACTGGATACAGGGAATTAGAACCCTGGGCATACTGCACACCATGCCCTTGGTTCGAGTGCACATATGCAACATGATCACTAGAtaaacttggttgtgttggcgtTGAGGTTGTAGCAGAAGGCGCAGAAGATGGAGCACGTATACCAGCCAAATCTGACCTATCTCTATTCGGGTTCGACTGATCAGCATCAATTTTGAGAATACTGAACTGATCCAACTCACTGGCAGATGTGCTCGGTAAAGCATGGTCACTTGAGGGCTTCCCAGATCCAGCGTCGATTCCGTTGACAGCCACAAGATACTGGTACTCTGAATCACCATCAGCGCTGCCCAGGTTAAAGCTTATCTCGTCAAAATCAGAAGAGGAAACCAAAAAGATGTGAATCTTGTGAGAACCTTCACCACTTCCAAGCATGCCAAATTCCTCCATCATGTTCCTCAAGTCTTCATCATTTGACACTGAGATGAGAGAGTCAAGGTCTTCACCAGGTAGCTGGTACTTGATGATATGGGGTTGGTTATAGATGGCCAGAGTTTTTGTTCTGAGGTCCTGCCAGGATACATCCCTACTGATTCGAAAAATATGTGTGTCGCCACCAACATACCTAAGCTTTCCATCACTAGGCCGGGGTAAGATTTTACCCCCAAAGCTACAGAGGAACTTGATTTTTCTGGAGGTGTATGAAGCCTCAGAAGAAGAATAGCCATGAGAGAGTCCCCGACCGCTGCTATCACCTGACTTGGCTCGTGGAACAGACCTAGTTGACGTGTGCGTGCCTCTGTTTTCAGTTTCAGCGAAGGATTTTGTTTGAGGCTCCTTGCGTCGCTGACTATCAGAAGCCACAGGCGCAGTTAAATGCGGGGCATTTTCAGATCCTGTATGGAAACCACCAATCATTCCCATGAGATCAATGTAGCCCGGTGCAACATTGTGATCGGGAGATGTAGCTGGGAGCACCAGGTGGTTTTTGGGTACAGCCCTGTCCCGCATAAACTCAAGGGCAAACTCCTCCCCGGTCTGGATGGAGAAATTGAGGACAGCTTTGGCAGTGGGTGGCACGCGATGGTCTGGAGCACGAGAAATGGTCGAGGATGAAGTTGGAGGTCCATGCATATGCATGGGAGCTCTTTGAGATGCATCCTTTCTTGGTTCCATTAATGTGTTGGACAGGGCATATAAAGTCGTTCTCCAAATCTATTGAGTGGTAGAAGTGACACAGGAGGAGTTGGCAGAAACATCTGTTGTTGAACCTGGAGCGAAGAAACACTTAGAAATTAGAATAGAATTGAGTGGTGCACACTATCACTGCACACAGCAATCACACATACGAGTACTCCTGTACTGTATATCCTAGATCGATCGCACTAAGGCAAATGGCATAACCAGGGGCGGATACAGTACACCGAATAATTTGGCCAAAAAAAACGATGTCagtaggcataatacatgtaTATACGCTTGTAATtggatcagatccgaatacaaaatATTCAAATAGCTTAAGTTAGGGTTCGGGTGCTCGGTTCCGCTCGGCAGGAAGGGGCGAGACGGGGTGGGCATACCTGATGGTGCTCTTCGCCGGCGAAGACCTGGCAAAGCGACAGGCGTAGGGCGGCAGCGGCGGTAGTAGCCCAGTTGTCGCCACGAGCACAAGAGAGTGAACGCGCGCGCACCCGACTAGCCGAGGTGAACGAACGGTGGGGGAGGGAGGAGAGAAGAAACGGAAAGGCAGGGAGTGAACCGGTCGGTGAAGGAGACTGTTGGTGTTGGGCGAGTCCGCCGAACCCAAATCCAAAGTGACGATCGTTCGGTAGTTACTAATCTATTATGCCTTGCTTCTAAAATTTGTCGAGCAATAATTTGATTGACAATCAAAGTTGTCAAAAGTTGACCAGAAATATTTACTATAGATTTGTTTAGTTTAACATGACATATCGACAAATTTGACAACAAACTgtatgtcgacaaaagatgctcggcagtccaccgaggggtatcctacgatggtagatttgtcgtaaaggtgagcgagatcaggagcgagatggtaatacaagcaccaagacacaagatttagacaggttcgaccgtcagtatgacgtaatacctacatcctgtgttctgatgtattgcattgataTGTATGTATCGTTgtgtagatgtatgtatcttatccactaggggacccctgcctctccttatatactctggagggacagggttataAGAAAAGTAgtatatttggtactatacaatatcttgcggtgcacgtcgagcagcgccgtgcacgtcttgatcttgtgggctgggccacctctgatggtgcgactcatgtcttgtcttgtggataccgggggccatacccccacagctagtccccgagcctgacagtaggagacgtagtcacgtggtgccaaggtcaaaaagtagaagaccagccgagcaggtagccagttcTCGGGCGTAGCGagatgagaaaaagcacattcaccgcaaggtgaagtatgtccacttagtccccgagcctgctggaagatgaagaatgaaccttgtagtagggtcaaaggaaaagaaatctgaaagcttgccgacattgtctgacatgcgcgtatcaagaccccagacgtgctgcccaagatcagcaccctgatccaaacagcatggagcagcttgatagcacactgatgagacgtagcaagatccgaccacaaagggagcaccgaggagtccccggcgtcgctgacgatgaccgagcaccaaggagcgaggagtccccggcgtcgctggcgatgaccgagcaccgaggagcgaggagtttccagcgtcgctggtgatatccgagcaccgaggagcgaggagtccccgatgtcgctggagatgtccgagcaccgaggagcgaggagtccccggcgttgctggcgatgaccgagcactgaggagcgaggagtccccggca harbors:
- the LOC136515052 gene encoding uncharacterized protein: MEPRKDASQRAPMHMHGPPTSSSTISRAPDHRVPPTAKAVLNFSIQTGEEFALEFMRDRAVPKNHLVLPATSPDHNVAPGYIDLMGMIGGFHTGSENAPHLTAPVASDSQRRKEPQTKSFAETENRGTHTSTRSVPRAKSGDSSGRGLSHGYSSSEASYTSRKIKFLCSFGGKILPRPSDGKLRYVGGDTHIFRISRDVSWQDLRTKTLAIYNQPHIIKYQLPGEDLDSLISVSNDEDLRNMMEEFGMLGSGEGSHKIHIFLVSSSDFDEISFNLGSADGDSEYQYLVAVNGIDAGSGKPSSDHALPSTSASELDQFSILKIDADQSNPNRDRSDLAGIRAPSSAPSATTSTPTQPSLSSDHVAYVHSNQGHGVQYAQGSNSLYPVSTDRLYNTENRTPVPLSVPSHYGCTSQYAPHSGTALAATLDQQPNQEGFMVKGGINDAKHGSKNTRQQKYEVDYFQSLEHLSAIMPHHDPPVSNCTLSEALPVSSAQEGSACFVTQSGTVKSLENHMALKAAPAAQASEFNDEHHPSVGSDVGSDMNNHGLKNSPSQAGRIFQSEWIPRDQVQSLNRLSKSDDSLGSQFLILQSQSGVNNESIPEVADPVEGAKKSNLGAPPLNLNEPSIDDGLIQFEKELTEAVPWPSRFGMVLPSEVSDNKKISEDAVVEQSTSAERILDGPNNMSADKAMNSAEKASGKGKLKETTIDGMQTANIEQESDDAMARRVSWEAPKTAISIDVKHEPAALSSTSTSAIPQDESVFPNTENRDIFVDINDRFPPDVLSDFFEKAKAAAQSSTHFNDPILSLNIPNYEPKSWSFFRNLAQNEFPRKANPGLAEIEEGLYPVAGVSKDTSAVQSLNQKFDLDAEKKVGPSSTFVDPSSMPPAYVSSHIDNQPMMENMRPPVSEFEEPKFEEDRAVIPVMDASLRDIDFEHLQIIKNEDLEELRELGSGTFGTVYHGKWRGSDVAIKRIKKSCFTGRSSEQERLAHEFWREAEILSKLHHPNVVAFYGVVKDGPGGTLATVTEFMVNGSLRHVLQRKDKYLDRRKRLIIAMDAAFGMEYLHSKNIVHFDLKCDNLLVNLKDQTRPICKVGDFGLSKIKRNTLVSGGVRGTLPWMAPELLNGSSNKVSEKVDVFSFGIVMWEILTGEEPYANMHYGAIIGGIVNNTLRPPVPGSCDPEWRRLMEQCWAPDPVQRPAFTEIAGRLRAMSAAANQVKAAMAAAGK